The Streptomyces sp. NBC_01142 genomic interval CTCCGGCGAGTTCGCGGGCGGCGCCGAGGCCTGGGGCGGCCGCGGCACCTCGGAGCTCGCGCCGAGCGTCCCGGACGCGGTGCTGTTCGGACTGCTGTGGGTGGGGGCGGCGACGTTCCTGGGCCCGTACGTGCTGCGGATGTCCGGTCGGCAGGCGGCGGTCCCGGCACCGCCGGCGTACGGACCGGTGGGATCGGTGGGACCAGCGGGACCGGTGGGGTATGCAGCCCCGGCCGCGCCGTACGTGGCGGAGTCGGGTCCTGCCCCCGCACCGGCCGCCCCCGTCCCCGCCCCCGTCCCCGCGCCGTACGTCCCGCAGCCCCAAGTCCCCGCCGCTCACGACCCGTACGCGGTGCAGCTCGCCGCCGCACCGGCCGCCGCGGCCGACCCCGCTGCCGCCGACCGCAAGCGCAAGGTCGTCGTGTGGACGGCCACCCTCACCGCCGCGTTTGTGATCGGTGGCGGCGCCACGGCCGGGGTGCTGATGCTGCAGAAGGACAAGAAGACGTCCGACGAGTCGTCGAACAAACCGCCCGCCGCCGCGCAGTCCGACGTCCCCGAGCAGGCCCCCCAGGACTCGCAGGACCCGCAGCCGTCGCCGTCACCCTCCGGCGCGTCGTCCAGCCCCTCCTCGACCCCGTCCGCCGCCCCTTCCTCGACCCCGACGGGCGATGCCACGCTCCCCGCGGGCTTTGTGCTGAAGCAGGACCCCGCCGGGTTCAGTGTCGGCGTGATGGACGGCTGGAACCGCCGGCAGGCGGGCAGCCAGATCTTCTACGAGGCCCCGACCGGCGGCTCGTACCTCCAGATCGGCGTCATCAAGAGCACGCCGATGTCCTCGTACGACAACTTCGTCGGCCTGGAGAAGAAGCACCTGGCGAACACCGAGGCCGACTACCAGCGCCGGCAACTGGTCCAGAACACCTTCCAGGGACGGCCGGGCGCGCTCTGGGAGTTCACGCACATCCCCGAGCCCGACGAGGGCGGGCGGGTGCGGCACGTCATCGACCAGGCGTTCGTCGCCGCCGACGGCACGGAGTACGCGATCCTCGCCGCAGGCCGCGCCGACCTCTGGGACCCGGAGAAGGACGTGGTGTTCTCCACGGCCGTCAAGACCTTCAGGACCGGCTGAAGTCCAGGCGGAAGCAGTACCCCTCCTGCGTGGACTCCGGCGTCGTGAAGGTCTCGGTGAGCTCCATGCCCAGTCGCCGGGTCACGGCGATCGAGCGCTCGTTGCGGGCGTTCACCATCGCCACCACCCGCTCCACCCCCGCCGCCCGTACCCGCTCCAGCGTGGTGCGGGCGGCGGTGGTCGCGTACCCCTTGCCCCACGCGCCCCGCGCCAGCCGCCAGCCGATCTCGATCTCGCCGACCGGTCCGAAGCTCTCGTGCGGCCAGGGCTGCGCGCCGGTGAAGCCGATGACCTCGCCGTCCTCGTCGAGCATGGTCCACAGGCAGAAGCCGCGCTCGGCATCATGCATGCGCTGCCGGGCGGTCAGCTCCTCGTAGACCGAAAGCTCCGCCGATGCCCCGCCGTGGAATTCCATGACGTCCGGGTCGTCGAAGACCCGGTGCCAGGCGAACGCGTCCTCGTCCGT includes:
- a CDS encoding GNAT family N-acetyltransferase gives rise to the protein MSRPLPVIQLRVPTDEDAFAWHRVFDDPDVMEFHGGASAELSVYEELTARQRMHDAERGFCLWTMLDEDGEVIGFTGAQPWPHESFGPVGEIEIGWRLARGAWGKGYATTAARTTLERVRAAGVERVVAMVNARNERSIAVTRRLGMELTETFTTPESTQEGYCFRLDFSRS